The following proteins come from a genomic window of Sorghum bicolor cultivar BTx623 chromosome 3, Sorghum_bicolor_NCBIv3, whole genome shotgun sequence:
- the LOC8073340 gene encoding LEAF RUST 10 DISEASE-RESISTANCE LOCUS RECEPTOR-LIKE PROTEIN KINASE-like 1.1 isoform X5, producing MLLPWRWPRPCRGLSLVSSLWTAWVMLATAAADRQGGELCSPVVCGGVNISFPFGNIADHATEANCGVLGFQVHCTNNTPYLGSYKGDYRFKILDIFYGDTSLLIADVHKLEDFNGSASSSSSSSEPCHSPKNNSSAKLGYPFSISPANQNMIFYNCTEPPSQAVRRSRGLVDTACGNKTLVGVAKRPDVPGSYFMEGCNATVVPTLVRSGQQANPANYKELISDGFLLTWQEQPSPPSPAGARSRKNMVIGIVCGVGGGILLVACFFFVWHKRKRRKQARASNGFMRSESSMQSYSKDLELGGSPHIFTYEELEEATDGFSDSRELGDGGFGTVYRGKLRDGRVVAVKRLYKNNYKRVEQFINEVDILSRLHHQNLVILYGCTSRSSRDLMLVYEFIPNGTVADHLHGSRASERGLTWTLRMNIAIETAEALAYLHAVEIIHRDVKTNNILLDNSFHVKVADFGLSRLCPPEVTHVSTVPQGTPGYVDPVYHQCYKLTEKSDVYSFGVVLVELISSKPAVDMTRSHSDINLANMALNRIQNHEVDQLVDPELGYKTDDETKKSIDLVAELAFQCLQLERDSRPSMKEVVETLNCIKNGDSPETKMDKTSSSPKEDVHLLTNNIQFSPDSVIHRFHSQSTTHSVASNASG from the exons ATGCTCCTCCCATGGCGGTGGCCCCGTCCTTGTCGTGGGCTCTCCCTCGTCTCCTCGCTCTGGACGGCATGGGTGATGCTCGCGACGGCGGCAGCGGACCGGCAAGGAGGAGAGCTCTGCTCCCCCGTGGTATGCGGCGGCGTGAACATCTCCTTCCCGTTCGGGAACATCGCCGACCACGCAACGGAGGCCAACTGTGGGGTGCTCGGGTTCCAGGTCCACTGCACCAACAACACCCCCTACCTCGGGTCCTACAAAGGCGACTACCGGTTCAAGATCCTCGACATCTTCTACGGCGACACCTCCTTGCTCATCGCCGACGTCCACAAGCTCGAAGATTTCAACGGctctgcttcttcttcttcttcttcttctgaaCCCTGCCACTCCCCGAAGAACAACAGCTCCGCCAAGCTCGGCTACCCGTTCTCGATCAGCCCTGCTAACCAGAACATGATCTTCTACAACTGCACGGAGCCGCCGTCGCAGGCGGTGCGGCGGAGCCGCGGGCTCGTGGACACGGCGTGCGGGAACAAGACGCTGGTTGGCGTCGCCAAACGTCCCGACGTGCCTGGCAGCTACTTCATGGAGGGTTGCAACGCTACCGTCGTGCCGACGCTTGTGAGGTCCGGCCAGCAGGCGAACCCAGCAAACTACAAGGAGCTCATCAGTGACGGATTCCTCTTGACATGGCAAGAGCAGCCGTCGCCGCCGTCACCAGCCG GAGCAAGaagcagaaaaaatatggtAATCGGAATTG TATGTGGAGTAGGAGGCGGCATTCTATTGGTAGCATGCTTCTTTTTTGTGTGGCACAAGCGCAAGAGGAGGAAACAGGCCAGAGCATCAAATGGCTTCATGCGTAGTGAATCTTCAATGCAGTCATATAGCAAAGACCTTGAGTTGGGTGGCTCTCCACATATTTTCACTTATGAGGAACTTGAAGAAGCTACTGATGGATTTAGCGACTCGAGGGAACTTGGTGATGGTGGTTTTGGAACTGTTTACAGAG GGAAACTCCGGGATGGGAGAGTAGTTGCAGTTAAGCGCCTGTACAAGAACAACTACAAACGGGTTGAACAATTCATAAATGAGGTAGACATTTTGTCCCGCCTCCACCACCAGAACCTAGTCATCCTATATGGCTGCACATCTCGTAGCAGTCGTGACCTTATGCTCGTGTATGAGTTCATCCCTAATGGGACGGTTGCAGACCATCTTCATGGATCCCGTGCATCAGAACGTGGTCTTACATGGACTCTAAGGATGAACATTGCCATAGAAACAGCTGAAGCACTCGCATACCTCCATGCAGTCGAAATCATACACCGTGATGTTAAGACCAACAACATACTGCTGGACAACAGCTTCCACGTCAAAGTTGCGGACTTTGGGTTGTCACGCCTGTGCCCTCCTGAAGTCACCCATGTATCAACTGTCCCACAGGGCACACCAGGCTATGTCGACCCAGTGTATCACCAGTGCTACAAGCTAACTGAGAAGAGCGATGTGTACAGCTTCGGTGTCGTCTTGGTCGAACTCATATCCTCTAAACCAGCTGTTGACATGACCAGGAGCCACAGCGATATTAACTTGGCCAACATGGCTCTCAACAGAATTCAGAACCACGAAGTCGATCAACTGGTTGACCCTGAGCTCGGGTACAAGACTGATGATGAAACAAAGAAATCGATAGATCTCGTTGCTGAGTTGGCATTTCAGTGTTTGCAGCTAGAAAGGGATTCACGGCCGTCAATGAAGGAAGTAGTGGAGACCCTCAACTGTATCAAGAATGGGGATTCCCCAGAGACTAAGATGGATAAGACCTCCTCATCTCCCAAGGAAGATGTACATTTGCTGACGAATAACATACAGTTTTCGCCTGACTCGGTAATCCACAGATTCCATAGCCAATCAACCACGCATTCGGTGGCATCAAATGCTAGCGGATGA
- the LOC8073341 gene encoding uncharacterized protein LOC8073341, which produces MAVARLLTKPPKARSLWILVRRLLLRRSRKPPPAAAEEDGEGEKSGLLSRSSLEQLLVMTDHDCGSPGGDDGGAAKKHGQPVAMLLPARPDAAAASPAAGDAHHRGAAAVHHRRFMFGGFRRRLLMRRPWRPMLVAIPE; this is translated from the coding sequence ATGGCCGTAGCAAGGCTGCTCACCAAGCCGCCCAAGGCGAGGAGCTTGTGGATCCTCGTGCGCCGCCTCCTTCTCCGCAGGAGCCGcaagccgccgccggccgcggcAGAGGAGGACGGCGAGGGGGAGAAGAGCGGCCTCCTCAGCCGAAGCTCCTTGGAGCAGCTCCTCGTGATGACGGATCACGACTGCGGCTCGCCTGGCGGCGACGATGGCGGGGCGGCCAAGAAGCACGGCCAGCCTGTGGCGATGCTGCTGCCGGCTCGGCcagacgcggcggcggcgtcgccggCGGCGGGTGACGCGCACCACCGTGGCGCCGCGGCCGTGCACCACCGGAGGTTCATGTTCGGCGGGTTCCGCCGCCGGCTGCTCATGCGGCGGCCGTGGCGGCCGATGCTCGTCGCCATCCCGGAGTGA
- the LOC8073340 gene encoding LEAF RUST 10 DISEASE-RESISTANCE LOCUS RECEPTOR-LIKE PROTEIN KINASE-like 1.2 isoform X6, whose product MASTSLVSSSVWTMVLSLPLMLASAGHCPPVLCGDVTISFPFGIVQEQATSTNCGAIGFQVRCVNATPFLGYSRYAHWFQILTVFYDNASLVVADSHKLEKLGGASNSNASVVDESCRIPKNNSSTKVALPFSISPVNQEMILYDCTKTPAPAAAAGEGLVETRCGNSTFARVGGRRYGESDDGRYFLDGCGATVVPVLAKYGEANASNYEELISDGFLLTWKTPGERARSRKNMVIGIVCGVGGGILLVACFFFVWHKRKRRKQARASNGFMRSESSMQSYSKDLELGGSPHIFTYEELEEATDGFSDSRELGDGGFGTVYRGKLRDGRVVAVKRLYKNNYKRVEQFINEVDILSRLHHQNLVILYGCTSRSSRDLMLVYEFIPNGTVADHLHGSRASERGLTWTLRMNIAIETAEALAYLHAVEIIHRDVKTNNILLDNSFHVKVADFGLSRLCPPEVTHVSTVPQGTPGYVDPVYHQCYKLTEKSDVYSFGVVLVELISSKPAVDMTRSHSDINLANMALNRIQNHEVDQLVDPELGYKTDDETKKSIDLVAELAFQCLQLERDSRPSMKEVVETLNCIKNGDSPETKMDKTSSSPKEDVHLLTNNIQFSPDSVIHRFHSQSTTHSVASNASG is encoded by the exons ATGGCCTCCACCTCGCTCGTCTCGTCGTCGGTGTGGACGATGGTCCTGTCGTTGCCGCTGATGCTCGCCTCagcaggacactgtccgccagTGCTATGCGGCGACGTGACCATCTCCTTCCCGTTCGGGATCGTCCAGGAGCAAGCGACGAGCACCAACTGCGGCGCGATCGGGTTCCAGGTTCGCTGCGTCAACGCCACGCCGTTCCTCGGATACAGCCGGTACGCGCACTGGTTCCAGATCCTCACCGTCTTCTACGACAACGCCTCCTTGGTCGTCGCCGACTCCCACAAGCTCGAAAAGCTCGGAGGAGCCTCCAACTCGAACGCCTCGGTCGTCGATGAGAGCTGCAGAATCCCCAAAAACAACAGCTCCACCAAGGTCGCCCTTCCGTTCTCCATCAGCCCCgtcaatcaggaaatgatcctgtACGACTGCACCAAGACGCCGgcgccggcagcggcggcgggcgaGGGGCTTGTCGAGACGAGATGCGGCAACAGCACGTTTGCTCGCGTCGGAGGGCGGCGCTACGGCGAGTCCGACGACGGGAGATACTTCTTGGACGGCTGCGGTGCTACTGTCGTGCCTGTGCTTGCAAAGTATGGCGAGGCGAACGCAAGCAACTACGAGGAGCTCATCAGTGACGGCTTCCTCTTGACATGGAAGACGCCAGGCGAAA GAGCAAGaagcagaaaaaatatggtAATCGGAATTG TATGTGGAGTAGGAGGCGGCATTCTATTGGTAGCATGCTTCTTTTTTGTGTGGCACAAGCGCAAGAGGAGGAAACAGGCCAGAGCATCAAATGGCTTCATGCGTAGTGAATCTTCAATGCAGTCATATAGCAAAGACCTTGAGTTGGGTGGCTCTCCACATATTTTCACTTATGAGGAACTTGAAGAAGCTACTGATGGATTTAGCGACTCGAGGGAACTTGGTGATGGTGGTTTTGGAACTGTTTACAGAG GGAAACTCCGGGATGGGAGAGTAGTTGCAGTTAAGCGCCTGTACAAGAACAACTACAAACGGGTTGAACAATTCATAAATGAGGTAGACATTTTGTCCCGCCTCCACCACCAGAACCTAGTCATCCTATATGGCTGCACATCTCGTAGCAGTCGTGACCTTATGCTCGTGTATGAGTTCATCCCTAATGGGACGGTTGCAGACCATCTTCATGGATCCCGTGCATCAGAACGTGGTCTTACATGGACTCTAAGGATGAACATTGCCATAGAAACAGCTGAAGCACTCGCATACCTCCATGCAGTCGAAATCATACACCGTGATGTTAAGACCAACAACATACTGCTGGACAACAGCTTCCACGTCAAAGTTGCGGACTTTGGGTTGTCACGCCTGTGCCCTCCTGAAGTCACCCATGTATCAACTGTCCCACAGGGCACACCAGGCTATGTCGACCCAGTGTATCACCAGTGCTACAAGCTAACTGAGAAGAGCGATGTGTACAGCTTCGGTGTCGTCTTGGTCGAACTCATATCCTCTAAACCAGCTGTTGACATGACCAGGAGCCACAGCGATATTAACTTGGCCAACATGGCTCTCAACAGAATTCAGAACCACGAAGTCGATCAACTGGTTGACCCTGAGCTCGGGTACAAGACTGATGATGAAACAAAGAAATCGATAGATCTCGTTGCTGAGTTGGCATTTCAGTGTTTGCAGCTAGAAAGGGATTCACGGCCGTCAATGAAGGAAGTAGTGGAGACCCTCAACTGTATCAAGAATGGGGATTCCCCAGAGACTAAGATGGATAAGACCTCCTCATCTCCCAAGGAAGATGTACATTTGCTGACGAATAACATACAGTTTTCGCCTGACTCGGTAATCCACAGATTCCATAGCCAATCAACCACGCATTCGGTGGCATCAAATGCTAGCGGATGA
- the LOC8073342 gene encoding 16.9 kDa class I heat shock protein 1: protein MSLVRRSNVFDPFSMDLWDPFDNMFRSIVPSAASGDSETAAFANARIDWKETPEAHVFKADLPGVKKEEVKVEVEDGNVLVISGQRSREKEDKNDKWHRVERSSGQFTRRFRLPENAKTEEVKAGLENGVLTVTVPKAEVKKPEVKSIQISG, encoded by the coding sequence ATGTCGCTGGTGAGGCGCAGCAACGTGTTCGACCCCTTCTCCATGGACCTCTGGGACCCGTTCGACAACATGTTCCGCTCCATCGTCCCGTCGGCCGCCTCCGGCGACTCCGAGACCGCGGCCTTCGCCAACGCCCGCATCGACTGGAAGGAGACGCCCGAGGCGCACGTGTTCAAGGCCGACCTCCCCGGCGTGAAGAAGGAGGAGGtcaaggtggaggtggaggacgGCAACGTGCTCGTCATCAGCGGCCAGCGCAGCAGGGAGAAGGAGGACAAGAACGACAAGTGGCACCGCGTGGAGCGCAGCAGCGGCCAGTTCACGAGGCGCTTCCGCCTGCCGGAGAACGCCAAGACGGAGGAGGTGAAGGCCGGCCTCGAGAACGGCGTGCTCACGGTCACCGTGCCCAAGGCTGAGGTCAAGAAGCCCGAGGTGAAGAGCATCCAGATCTCCGGTTGA
- the LOC8073340 gene encoding LEAF RUST 10 DISEASE-RESISTANCE LOCUS RECEPTOR-LIKE PROTEIN KINASE-like 1.2 isoform X1, whose product MRGPRPVKGLASLPPSSVLFSPRHHHILPSGRPPVPSHSLVHSSVRRSGGPSPSIVHPQSAMQPFLLLLLASFSFLLPPPAASAAESSGCWPKACGELNITYPFWLEEPGKPPCGPPSFKLKCSSNRAFLTKSVYQAYEVLSIFPSNKSFHVVDHNLPLDTGCPPPTMNISLFSPRTFVFSRANKELLFLGKCTGGSTPANSTGFHSLACDNSSFVRLGDGREFSSDGIHGGIPQGCLFAVVPVLGGNGDDYIASMKNGFLVEWKVDPDDCLECMARGGECTYGGDRATKFDCDCSGDKCGARSRKNMVIGIVCGVGGGILLVACFFFVWHKRKRRKQARASNGFMRSESSMQSYSKDLELGGSPHIFTYEELEEATDGFSDSRELGDGGFGTVYRGKLRDGRVVAVKRLYKNNYKRVEQFINEVDILSRLHHQNLVILYGCTSRSSRDLMLVYEFIPNGTVADHLHGSRASERGLTWTLRMNIAIETAEALAYLHAVEIIHRDVKTNNILLDNSFHVKVADFGLSRLCPPEVTHVSTVPQGTPGYVDPVYHQCYKLTEKSDVYSFGVVLVELISSKPAVDMTRSHSDINLANMALNRIQNHEVDQLVDPELGYKTDDETKKSIDLVAELAFQCLQLERDSRPSMKEVVETLNCIKNGDSPETKMDKTSSSPKEDVHLLTNNIQFSPDSVIHRFHSQSTTHSVASNASG is encoded by the exons ATGCGTGGACCACGACCGGTCAAAGGGCTCGCCAGTTTGCCACCGTCCTCTGTCCTCTTCTCCCCTCGTCACCATCATATCCTCCCGTCCGGCCGTCCCCCCGTTCCATCCCATTCCCTTGTTCACTCTTCGGTCAGACGGTCAGGAGGTCCCTCTCCCTCCATAGTCCATCCCCAATCGGCTATGCAACCATTCCTCCTCCTGCTACTCgcttccttctccttcctcctcccgccgccggcggccagcGCGGCAGAGTCGTCAGGCTGCTGGCCCAAGGCATGCGGGGAGCTCAACATCACCTACCCGTTCTGGCTGGAGGAGCCCGGCAAGCCGCCGTGCGGACCGCCGTCCTTCAAGCTCAAGTGCAGCAGCAACCGCGCGTTCTTGACCAAATCCGTGTACCAGGCGTACGAGGTGCTCAGCATCTTCCCCAGCAACAAATCCTTCCATGTGGTGGACCACAACCTCCCTCTCGACACCGGCTGCCCACCGCCGACGATGAACATCTCGCTCTTCTCGCCCAGGACGTTCGTCTTCAGCAGAGCCAATAAGGAGCTGCTCTTCCTCGGCAAGTGCACGGGGGGTTCTACGCCGGCGAACTCGACTGGGTTCCATAGCCTGGCCTGCGACAACAGTTCCTTCGTCCGGCTCGGCGACGGCCGGGAGTTCTCGAGCGACGGCATCCATGGCGGCATCCCGCAGGGCTGCCTCTTCGCAGTCGTGCCCGTTCTCGGTGGAAATGGGGACGACTACATCGCTAGCATGAAGAATGGGTTTCTCGTGGAGTGGAAAGTGGATCCAGACGATTGCCTCGAGTGCATGGCACGCGGCGGGGAATGCACTTACGGCGGCGACAGGGCCACCAAGTTCGACTGCGATTGCTCCGGTGACAAGTGCG GAGCAAGaagcagaaaaaatatggtAATCGGAATTG TATGTGGAGTAGGAGGCGGCATTCTATTGGTAGCATGCTTCTTTTTTGTGTGGCACAAGCGCAAGAGGAGGAAACAGGCCAGAGCATCAAATGGCTTCATGCGTAGTGAATCTTCAATGCAGTCATATAGCAAAGACCTTGAGTTGGGTGGCTCTCCACATATTTTCACTTATGAGGAACTTGAAGAAGCTACTGATGGATTTAGCGACTCGAGGGAACTTGGTGATGGTGGTTTTGGAACTGTTTACAGAG GGAAACTCCGGGATGGGAGAGTAGTTGCAGTTAAGCGCCTGTACAAGAACAACTACAAACGGGTTGAACAATTCATAAATGAGGTAGACATTTTGTCCCGCCTCCACCACCAGAACCTAGTCATCCTATATGGCTGCACATCTCGTAGCAGTCGTGACCTTATGCTCGTGTATGAGTTCATCCCTAATGGGACGGTTGCAGACCATCTTCATGGATCCCGTGCATCAGAACGTGGTCTTACATGGACTCTAAGGATGAACATTGCCATAGAAACAGCTGAAGCACTCGCATACCTCCATGCAGTCGAAATCATACACCGTGATGTTAAGACCAACAACATACTGCTGGACAACAGCTTCCACGTCAAAGTTGCGGACTTTGGGTTGTCACGCCTGTGCCCTCCTGAAGTCACCCATGTATCAACTGTCCCACAGGGCACACCAGGCTATGTCGACCCAGTGTATCACCAGTGCTACAAGCTAACTGAGAAGAGCGATGTGTACAGCTTCGGTGTCGTCTTGGTCGAACTCATATCCTCTAAACCAGCTGTTGACATGACCAGGAGCCACAGCGATATTAACTTGGCCAACATGGCTCTCAACAGAATTCAGAACCACGAAGTCGATCAACTGGTTGACCCTGAGCTCGGGTACAAGACTGATGATGAAACAAAGAAATCGATAGATCTCGTTGCTGAGTTGGCATTTCAGTGTTTGCAGCTAGAAAGGGATTCACGGCCGTCAATGAAGGAAGTAGTGGAGACCCTCAACTGTATCAAGAATGGGGATTCCCCAGAGACTAAGATGGATAAGACCTCCTCATCTCCCAAGGAAGATGTACATTTGCTGACGAATAACATACAGTTTTCGCCTGACTCGGTAATCCACAGATTCCATAGCCAATCAACCACGCATTCGGTGGCATCAAATGCTAGCGGATGA